A genome region from Coffea arabica cultivar ET-39 chromosome 7e, Coffea Arabica ET-39 HiFi, whole genome shotgun sequence includes the following:
- the LOC113699519 gene encoding uncharacterized protein, producing the protein MANKKENPRGGSYGRGDHQEMVAGLLFSQKPGFDLMQNCDLPPPVKIFAGHDKTIVSPMNNVYSMIAGQKDEDVGVEMAYDKTSETEKLELLKALRLSQTRAREAERKAAVLSRERDDLSNLLLQQSMHLFAYKQWVRMMELQLPKLNKHQEKRELSSAATNWEGNMPKEEGENNGEKGMTWLVTVAICVGIAGFGFYSFFSSYY; encoded by the coding sequence ATGGCtaataagaaagaaaatcctAGAGGAGGCTCGTATGGACGAGGTGATCATCAAGAAATGGTTGCTGGTCTATTGTTTTCTCAGAAACCCGGATTTGATCTCATGCAGAACTGTGATTTACCACCACCAGTGAAGATTTTTGCTGGTCATGATAAGACGATTGTGTCACCGATGAATAACGTTTACAGCATGATTGCCGGGCAGAAAGATGAGGATGTTGGGGTGGAAATGGCTTACGACAAAACTTCTGAGACTGAAAAATTGGAGCTTCTTAAGGCCTTGAGATTATCTCAAACACGAGCAAGAGAGGCAGAGAGGAAAGCTGCTGTTTTGTCCAGGGAGAGGGATGATCTTTCTAACCTGTTGCTGCAACAATCAATGCATTTATTTGCTTATAAGCAATGGGTGAGAATGATGGAACTCCAGTTGCCTAAACTGAATAAGCACCAAGAAAAAAGAGAGCTTAGTTCTGCTGCAACCAATTGGGAGGGAAATATGCCTAAGGAGGAAGGCGAAAACAATGGAGAAAAAGGCATGACATGGCTAGTGACCGTGGCAATCTGTGTGGGCATTGCTGGGTTTGGATTTTACAGTTTCTTTTCAAGTTACTATTGA